Proteins encoded within one genomic window of Empedobacter falsenii:
- a CDS encoding LexA family protein gives MNGEIKMLDKELNLFVINTDGEKKYIPNFGHVNAGFPSPAEDFVDDKISLDERYLTHPESIFLIVVGGDSMYPVYQKNDILVIRTDLIPLHHDDIIVSVNNEDYTLKRFDKINNKLIAINPNYKDCVQIHENDEVVILGVVGVLVREKTNRI, from the coding sequence ATGAATGGAGAGATAAAAATGTTAGACAAAGAACTCAATCTTTTTGTGATAAATACAGATGGTGAGAAAAAATATATTCCGAATTTTGGTCATGTAAATGCTGGATTTCCTTCACCTGCAGAAGATTTTGTAGATGATAAAATAAGTTTGGATGAACGTTATTTAACGCATCCCGAATCTATTTTTTTGATTGTCGTTGGTGGAGATTCGATGTATCCTGTTTATCAAAAAAATGATATTTTGGTGATTCGGACAGATCTTATTCCGTTGCATCATGATGATATTATTGTTTCCGTTAATAATGAAGATTATACGTTGAAACGTTTTGATAAAATAAACAATAAATTAATAGCAATAAATCCAAATTACAAAGATTGTGTACAAATACACGAAAATGATGAGGTGGTTATTTTAGGTGTTGTGGGTGTTTTGGTACGAGAAAAAACGAATAGAATTTAA
- a CDS encoding CC0125/CC1285 family lipoprotein: MKKLTQILCAGAFIFALASCHNSKAVAYQKDNGTGGYTEEKVNNDTYIVSFDGNEYNKKDKTFDYALLRAAEIGQRNNFDYFAILSTVNDKVLEKSNSYTKLDNNDTWLKVQYFKNSKPIKFQTVYEPAVVIKDLHKKYKIK, encoded by the coding sequence ATGAAAAAATTAACTCAAATTTTATGTGCTGGAGCTTTCATTTTTGCTTTAGCAAGTTGTCATAACAGCAAGGCTGTTGCATACCAAAAAGATAATGGTACAGGCGGTTATACCGAAGAAAAGGTAAACAATGATACGTATATTGTTAGTTTTGATGGAAACGAATACAATAAAAAAGACAAAACGTTTGACTATGCTTTGTTGAGAGCAGCAGAAATTGGTCAGCGTAATAATTTTGATTATTTTGCAATTTTAAGTACGGTGAACGATAAAGTCTTGGAAAAAAGTAACAGCTATACAAAGTTAGATAATAATGATACGTGGCTGAAAGTACAATATTTCAAAAACAGTAAACCAATAAAATTTCAAACGGTTTATGAACCAGCTGTTGTAATAAAAGATTTGCATAAAAAATATAAAATTAAATAA
- a CDS encoding cupin domain-containing protein: MLHAILDQISESEKPIIKIIFRNDDTRVVAFGLKKGLKLIDHQLPVNAKILMLKGEIEIDSKIEIVNLKEFDEYILPPKVIHQVTSLQDSMMLVILNFNEKSF, translated from the coding sequence ATGTTACATGCCATTTTAGATCAGATTTCGGAATCGGAAAAACCAATTATAAAAATCATTTTCAGAAATGATGATACGCGTGTTGTTGCTTTTGGACTGAAAAAAGGTTTGAAATTAATCGATCATCAATTACCTGTAAATGCAAAAATTTTGATGTTGAAAGGTGAAATAGAAATTGACTCAAAAATTGAGATTGTCAATCTAAAAGAATTTGACGAATATATTCTTCCGCCAAAAGTTATTCATCAAGTGACTTCTTTACAAGATTCGATGATGTTGGTTATTCTAAATTTTAATGAAAAAAGTTTTTAA
- the priA gene encoding replication restart helicase PriA: protein MTINYFAEIILPLSLNGTFTYHLSEIDLQQIKVGQRVSVPFGTQKLYTGIVHSIHQNAPELYKTKAIHAFLDDVPLVTQTQINFWEWMANYYMCSLGDVFRNAFPSALKLEFQTFVRLINPNYETIEELNDYEFLVFEALKLREIISVEEAALIVDEKSAIPTLKLLIDKGIIRLDEKLNEKYTPKIDNYVRLHPDLKGNETAFIEILNQLNKAPKQRETLLQLITLETQLQEKPLKVADFVKQGATNAVLKSLAEKGAVEIYQHQTSRVEEQEKDVTEISELTLKQTAALNQIKEDFKDKSTVLLHGVTSSGKTEIYLKLMEQVIAKGNKVLYLLPEISVTTQIVHRIKKHFGERVGVYHSKFNQNERVELWQKTLNGDFDIIIGPRTALYLPFDNLGMIIVDEEHESSYKQMDIKPFFHARDMAMLLGGMMNAKVLLGSATPSAESYYNAKNKKYGYVELTERFGNIKLPEINLVDLKKAQKEKEITEDISHTLRDEIFNQLHQKKQVILFQNRRGYAPIMECNTCGHTPECPNCDVSLTYHKFSNQLKCHYCGYAQAKPLRCPSCGSHELNTKGLGTEQIEQQVQTIFPDAKVRRMDVDSMRGKFAYEKLIEDFENKEIDILIGTQMITKGFDFGNVNFVGVIRADSLLNFPDFRAHEKAFQLLTQVSGRAGRRQEQGKVLIQSFQPEHQILQNVTTYSYAPTMKDILYERKEFLYPPYSRLIKLRFKHKNKERLDKTAAQLVVLLKPSFDAKCLLGPEAPSIGRINNLYITDVMIKIRPNQSPQKVKDLIQSKIDQLHTIAAFRSVRIDVDVDPV from the coding sequence ATGACAATTAATTATTTTGCCGAAATTATTTTACCCCTTTCATTAAATGGAACATTTACGTATCATCTTTCTGAAATTGATTTACAGCAAATTAAAGTTGGTCAGCGTGTTTCCGTGCCTTTCGGAACGCAAAAATTATATACAGGAATTGTACATTCTATTCATCAAAATGCACCAGAGTTATACAAAACAAAGGCGATTCATGCTTTTTTGGATGACGTACCTTTGGTCACGCAAACACAAATTAATTTTTGGGAATGGATGGCAAATTATTATATGTGTTCGTTGGGTGATGTTTTCAGAAATGCTTTTCCTTCTGCGTTAAAATTAGAATTTCAAACTTTTGTTCGATTAATTAATCCAAATTATGAAACAATTGAAGAATTAAATGATTATGAATTTTTAGTTTTTGAAGCATTGAAATTAAGAGAAATAATTTCGGTTGAAGAAGCAGCTTTAATTGTGGATGAAAAATCAGCAATTCCAACACTTAAATTATTAATTGATAAAGGAATTATTCGATTAGATGAAAAACTTAACGAAAAATATACGCCAAAAATTGATAATTATGTCAGATTACATCCTGATTTAAAAGGAAATGAAACTGCTTTTATTGAGATTTTAAATCAATTAAATAAAGCGCCAAAACAGCGCGAAACTTTGTTGCAATTGATTACATTAGAGACGCAATTACAAGAAAAACCGCTAAAAGTGGCAGATTTTGTAAAACAAGGAGCGACAAATGCAGTACTTAAATCGTTAGCAGAAAAAGGAGCGGTCGAAATTTATCAACATCAAACTTCTCGTGTAGAAGAACAGGAGAAAGATGTAACTGAGATTTCAGAATTGACATTGAAACAAACTGCTGCTCTAAATCAAATTAAAGAAGATTTTAAAGATAAATCGACTGTTTTGTTGCATGGTGTAACATCAAGTGGAAAGACAGAAATTTATCTAAAATTGATGGAGCAAGTAATTGCGAAAGGAAATAAAGTGTTGTATTTATTGCCAGAAATTTCGGTCACAACGCAAATTGTTCATCGCATTAAAAAACATTTTGGAGAAAGAGTAGGAGTTTATCATTCGAAATTCAATCAAAATGAACGTGTCGAATTGTGGCAAAAAACCTTGAATGGTGATTTCGATATTATCATTGGTCCACGAACAGCGTTGTATTTGCCTTTTGATAATTTGGGAATGATTATCGTCGACGAAGAGCACGAATCGTCTTACAAGCAGATGGATATAAAACCATTTTTTCATGCACGCGATATGGCGATGTTGCTTGGAGGAATGATGAACGCAAAGGTTTTGTTAGGTTCGGCGACGCCTTCGGCTGAAAGTTATTATAATGCAAAAAATAAAAAATATGGTTATGTCGAATTAACGGAACGTTTTGGAAACATAAAATTGCCCGAAATTAATTTGGTTGACCTCAAAAAAGCGCAAAAGGAAAAAGAAATTACAGAAGATATTTCACATACACTTCGTGATGAAATTTTCAATCAATTGCATCAAAAAAAACAAGTCATTTTGTTTCAGAATCGGCGTGGATATGCACCGATTATGGAATGTAATACGTGTGGTCATACGCCCGAATGTCCAAATTGTGATGTCAGTTTAACATATCATAAATTCTCGAATCAACTAAAATGTCATTATTGTGGTTATGCGCAAGCGAAACCCTTGCGTTGTCCAAGTTGTGGTTCGCACGAATTGAATACAAAAGGTTTGGGAACGGAGCAGATAGAACAGCAAGTTCAAACGATTTTTCCTGATGCAAAAGTTCGAAGAATGGATGTAGATTCGATGCGCGGGAAATTTGCTTACGAAAAATTAATTGAAGATTTCGAGAATAAAGAAATTGATATTTTAATTGGAACGCAAATGATTACAAAAGGTTTTGATTTTGGAAATGTTAATTTTGTTGGTGTTATTCGAGCGGATTCTTTGTTGAATTTTCCAGATTTTAGAGCGCACGAAAAAGCATTTCAATTGTTAACGCAAGTTTCTGGTCGTGCAGGTCGTAGACAAGAGCAAGGAAAAGTATTGATTCAATCTTTTCAACCTGAACATCAGATTTTGCAAAATGTTACAACTTACAGTTATGCGCCAACGATGAAGGATATTTTGTATGAGCGCAAAGAATTTTTGTATCCGCCTTATTCTCGGTTAATCAAGTTGCGTTTCAAGCATAAAAATAAAGAACGTTTGGATAAAACAGCGGCTCAATTGGTTGTTTTGCTTAAACCAAGTTTTGATGCAAAATGTTTACTTGGTCCTGAAGCGCCTTCGATTGGACGAATCAATAATTTGTATATCACAGATGTGATGATTAAAATTCGACCAAATCAATCACCTCAAAAAGTAAAAGATTTAATTCAATCAAAAATAGATCAACTGCATACAATTGCGGCTTTTCGCTCTGTACGAATTGATGTAGATGTAGATCCAGTTTAA
- a CDS encoding ABC transporter ATP-binding protein: MISIRDLNKSYIMGKNKLHVLKGINLEIAEGEFVAIMGSSGSGKSTLLNIIGMLDEHDTGIYELDGVRIEKLNETKAANYRNKFLGFIFQSYNLIGFKNVLENVALPLYYQKVKRSDRNKIALSYLERVGLEPWATHMPNELSGGQKQRVAIARALAAKPKLLLADEPTGALDTKTSQEVMHLIQEINDEGKTIVMVTHEDDIANMCKRIVRLKDGVIVSDEKVEQVRV; encoded by the coding sequence ATGATATCTATTCGAGATTTAAATAAATCCTACATAATGGGAAAAAATAAACTTCACGTACTCAAAGGAATTAACCTTGAGATTGCGGAAGGTGAATTTGTTGCGATTATGGGATCTTCGGGTTCAGGGAAATCAACTTTATTGAATATCATTGGGATGTTGGACGAGCATGATACAGGTATTTATGAATTGGATGGCGTTAGAATCGAGAAATTAAACGAAACTAAAGCGGCTAATTATCGAAACAAATTTTTAGGATTTATTTTTCAATCGTATAATTTAATTGGTTTCAAAAATGTCTTAGAAAATGTTGCCTTGCCGTTGTATTATCAAAAAGTAAAACGTTCGGATCGAAATAAAATTGCGCTTAGTTATCTGGAGAGAGTAGGGTTGGAGCCTTGGGCTACTCATATGCCAAACGAACTTTCGGGTGGACAAAAACAGCGTGTTGCAATAGCGCGTGCTTTGGCTGCAAAACCAAAATTGTTATTGGCAGATGAGCCTACGGGAGCATTGGATACGAAGACGTCGCAAGAAGTAATGCACTTGATTCAAGAAATTAATGACGAAGGTAAAACTATTGTAATGGTGACGCACGAAGATGATATTGCAAATATGTGTAAACGTATTGTTCGTCTGAAGGATGGTGTAATAGTAAGTGACGAAAAAGTAGAACAAGTAAGAGTTTAA
- a CDS encoding membrane protein, producing the protein MTNYNLIAYLVYLPVAILMTIAVSNVLFKNGKIFMYDIFHQKEDIASATNSLFKIGFYLLNIGFAMLIVYMTSIATTEDLIVRLSTKIGGFAIYLGIMLMLNLFLFMKGRRRSLQQQYLRSLES; encoded by the coding sequence ATGACAAATTACAATCTAATTGCATATTTGGTTTACTTACCAGTGGCAATATTAATGACAATCGCAGTTTCTAACGTTTTATTCAAAAATGGAAAAATATTTATGTACGATATTTTTCATCAAAAAGAAGATATTGCAAGCGCAACAAATTCATTGTTCAAAATTGGTTTTTATCTTTTGAATATTGGTTTCGCCATGCTAATTGTTTACATGACTTCTATCGCAACAACCGAAGATTTAATTGTAAGATTAAGCACAAAAATTGGAGGATTCGCCATTTATTTAGGAATAATGTTAATGCTAAATCTATTCTTATTTATGAAAGGTAGACGTCGATCTTTGCAACAACAATATTTAAGAAGCCTAGAATCTTAA
- a CDS encoding Y-family DNA polymerase, translating into MFALIDCNNFYASCHRVFQPKLLHQPIVVLSNNDGCVISRSAEAKLAGIPMGAPAHQFQRIFEQKKIKVFSSNYQLYADMSNRVMSILSLYSPDQEIYSIDECFLKLNGFDRFDLKNYGLEIKSKIYQFTKLPVCVGIAPTKSLAKLANHIAKKFPEVHQGVYVIQTQEQIHKALKWLNIEDVWGVGRRMSRRLRMIGVNKALDFVQLKDDFLRKEFSIVGLRLKKDLLGEAVLDLEAISAKKSIATTRSFEEYTNDFEYVKERVATFAVSCAEKLRKQNSSCNLVTVFIQTNNFDRNKPQYYRTISVHLPYESNSSITLSKFAIKAFEQIYKDGYEYKKAGVVVSGIVSSDQKQLSLFEEENPNHPDLMKVIDLLNKKFGAAKIKLASQDLNKTWKMRQNNLSPCYTTKWKDLLVVY; encoded by the coding sequence ATGTTCGCATTGATAGATTGTAATAATTTTTACGCCAGTTGCCATCGTGTTTTTCAACCGAAGCTTCTTCATCAGCCAATTGTAGTATTGTCTAATAATGATGGTTGTGTAATTTCGCGTTCTGCCGAAGCGAAGTTAGCTGGAATTCCAATGGGTGCGCCTGCGCATCAATTTCAACGTATTTTTGAACAGAAAAAAATCAAAGTTTTTTCGTCAAATTATCAATTATATGCGGATATGAGCAATCGTGTAATGTCGATTTTATCGTTGTATTCGCCCGATCAAGAAATTTATTCGATAGACGAATGTTTCTTAAAATTGAATGGATTTGATCGTTTTGATTTGAAAAATTACGGATTAGAAATCAAATCTAAAATTTATCAGTTTACAAAATTGCCAGTTTGTGTTGGAATTGCACCAACTAAATCCTTGGCGAAATTAGCGAATCATATTGCGAAAAAATTTCCAGAAGTTCATCAAGGAGTTTATGTTATTCAGACTCAAGAACAAATCCATAAAGCGTTAAAATGGTTAAATATCGAAGATGTTTGGGGAGTTGGTAGACGAATGTCACGACGTTTGAGAATGATTGGTGTCAATAAAGCGTTGGACTTTGTACAATTAAAAGATGATTTTCTTCGGAAAGAATTTTCGATAGTAGGTTTGCGTTTGAAAAAAGATTTGTTAGGTGAAGCGGTGTTAGATTTAGAAGCGATTTCGGCAAAGAAAAGTATTGCAACGACGCGTAGTTTTGAAGAATATACCAACGATTTTGAATATGTAAAAGAGCGTGTTGCTACTTTTGCGGTTTCGTGTGCAGAGAAACTTCGGAAACAGAATTCGTCTTGCAATTTGGTTACAGTTTTTATTCAGACCAATAATTTTGATAGAAATAAACCGCAATATTACCGTACAATTTCGGTCCATTTACCTTACGAATCGAATTCAAGTATTACGTTGTCCAAATTTGCAATTAAAGCGTTTGAGCAAATTTATAAAGATGGTTATGAGTACAAAAAGGCTGGAGTAGTGGTATCTGGAATTGTTTCGTCAGATCAAAAACAATTATCGCTTTTTGAAGAAGAAAATCCAAATCATCCAGATTTGATGAAAGTCATCGATTTGTTGAACAAAAAATTTGGTGCAGCAAAAATAAAATTAGCTTCGCAAGATTTGAATAAAACGTGGAAAATGCGTCAAAATAATTTATCACCTTGTTATACAACGAAGTGGAAAGATTTGTTGGTGGTGTATTAA
- a CDS encoding type B 50S ribosomal protein L31: MKKDIHPTNYRLVAFKDMSNEDVFITKSCADTKDTLVVDGVEYPLIKMEISSTSHPFYTGKSKLVDTAGRIDKFRSKYAKKG, encoded by the coding sequence ATGAAAAAAGATATCCACCCAACAAATTACCGTTTGGTAGCATTCAAAGATATGTCTAACGAAGATGTATTCATCACAAAATCTTGTGCTGATACTAAAGATACATTAGTTGTTGACGGAGTAGAGTACCCATTAATCAAAATGGAGATTTCTTCTACATCTCACCCATTTTACACAGGTAAATCTAAATTGGTTGATACTGCAGGACGTATCGACAAATTCAGAAGCAAATACGCTAAAAAAGGATAA
- a CDS encoding GbsR/MarR family transcriptional regulator, with protein MKLEESKEKFVQTWGTFAVNWGINRTMAQVHALLLTYNEPISTDQIMEELQISRGNANMNLRALMDWGIVRKELIKGERKEYFVADKDVWYLFKQITKERRKREIEPVIDFLESLKNIDDQSDDAKEFAKLLQDLSSVSTKINNIMDLAIKSDEHWLVGKITNLMK; from the coding sequence ATGAAATTAGAAGAATCAAAAGAAAAATTTGTTCAAACTTGGGGAACTTTCGCTGTTAATTGGGGAATAAATCGCACAATGGCACAAGTTCATGCATTATTATTAACGTACAACGAACCAATTTCTACTGATCAAATCATGGAAGAACTGCAAATTTCGAGAGGAAATGCAAACATGAATTTGCGTGCTTTGATGGATTGGGGAATTGTGAGAAAAGAATTGATAAAAGGAGAACGTAAAGAATATTTTGTTGCCGATAAAGATGTTTGGTATTTGTTCAAACAAATTACAAAAGAACGCAGAAAGCGTGAAATAGAGCCGGTAATTGATTTTTTAGAATCATTAAAAAACATTGACGATCAATCTGATGATGCAAAAGAATTTGCAAAATTGTTACAAGATTTATCTTCTGTTTCGACAAAAATCAATAATATAATGGACCTTGCCATAAAGTCTGATGAACATTGGTTGGTAGGAAAAATCACGAATTTGATGAAATAA
- a CDS encoding proline dehydrogenase family protein — protein MSLFDNTQFAFESKSDKDLKKAYYLYKLIGSPALTSFGTKFFNLPFAVDIPFVKPVIRETIYKQFVGGETAEQGVVVANELFKYHVSSILDYSIEGLTEEKQFDEVRDVMLHLVDLAKSNQSIPFVVFKPTAFGRIELFEKVGKKQTLTAEEEKSWANIRQRFEAVCQKGYELDVNIMVDAEETWMQGSADDLTDEMMVKYNTKRALVWNTLQMYRHDRLAYLKEMYAKAEREGYFLGFKIVRGAYMEKERARAQAEGYPSPIQPNKEASDRDYNLALEFIASHHERFGLFAGSHNEESCELLIKLMNENGIEKNNPNFWFGQLFGMSDNISFNLAHLGYNIAKYLPYGPIKEVMPYLVRRAQENTSVAGQTGRELMLIEKELERRKKSK, from the coding sequence ATGTCTTTATTCGACAATACACAGTTTGCTTTCGAATCGAAATCAGATAAAGATTTAAAGAAAGCGTATTACTTATACAAGTTAATCGGAAGCCCCGCATTGACAAGTTTTGGAACTAAGTTTTTTAATTTACCATTTGCGGTAGATATCCCATTTGTAAAACCTGTAATTCGTGAAACAATCTACAAACAATTTGTAGGAGGAGAAACGGCAGAACAAGGTGTGGTTGTCGCAAATGAATTATTTAAATATCACGTAAGTTCTATTTTAGATTATTCTATCGAAGGATTAACAGAAGAAAAACAATTTGACGAAGTTCGTGACGTTATGTTACACTTGGTTGATTTAGCAAAATCTAATCAATCAATTCCATTTGTAGTTTTTAAACCAACTGCATTTGGTCGAATCGAATTATTTGAAAAAGTAGGAAAGAAACAAACGTTAACTGCAGAAGAAGAAAAATCTTGGGCAAATATTCGTCAACGTTTCGAGGCTGTATGTCAAAAAGGATATGAGTTAGATGTTAATATCATGGTAGATGCAGAAGAAACTTGGATGCAAGGTTCTGCAGATGATTTGACTGACGAAATGATGGTGAAATATAACACAAAGCGTGCTTTAGTTTGGAATACGTTGCAAATGTATCGTCATGATCGTTTGGCTTATTTGAAAGAAATGTATGCAAAAGCAGAACGCGAAGGATATTTCTTAGGATTCAAAATTGTGCGTGGAGCATATATGGAGAAAGAACGTGCACGTGCGCAAGCTGAAGGTTATCCATCTCCAATTCAACCAAACAAAGAAGCTTCGGATAGAGATTATAACTTAGCGTTAGAATTTATTGCTTCTCATCATGAACGTTTTGGTTTATTCGCAGGTTCGCACAATGAAGAAAGTTGCGAATTGTTAATCAAATTGATGAACGAAAACGGAATCGAGAAAAATAATCCAAATTTTTGGTTTGGACAATTATTCGGAATGAGTGATAATATTTCATTCAACTTGGCGCATTTAGGATACAATATTGCTAAATATTTACCATATGGACCAATCAAAGAAGTAATGCCTTACTTGGTTCGTCGTGCGCAAGAAAATACATCTGTTGCAGGACAAACTGGACGAGAATTGATGTTGATCGAAAAAGAATTAGAGCGTCGTAAAAAATCGAAATAA